The Halanaerobium saccharolyticum subsp. saccharolyticum DSM 6643 genomic sequence CTGCTCACAAGAAATGCCGGGCTTTAATACTATTAGTATCAGCGGCTATCATATTCGAGAAGCTGGCGCTAATGCAGTTCAAGAATTGGCATTTACTCTGGCAGATGCAATAGAATATGTGAAAGCAGCTTTGAAAATTGGTCTAGATATTGATGATTTTGCACCCCGTTTATCTTTTTTCTTTGCTTCACAGATGAATATCATGGAAGAAACAGCTAAATTCAGAGCTGCACGTAAACTTTGGGCTGAGATTATAGAAGAACGTTTTGATGCTAGAAAAGAAAAGTCTAAACTTTTACGGTTTCATACTCAAACTGCTGGAACAGCATTAACTGCTGAGCAGCCTTTAAATAATATAATTCGAGTAACAATTCAAGCTCTTGCAGCAGTTATGGGAGGGACTCAATCTTTGCATACCAATTCATATGATGAGGCGCTTTCTCTTCCATCTGAAGAAGCTGTTGAAATTGCTTTAAGAACGCAGCAGATAATTGCTGAAGAAAGTGGGATTGCAGATGTAATTGACCCTTTAGGAGGTTCCTATTATTTAGAAGATTTAACAGCTTCTTTTGTTGAAAAGACAAAAAAATATTTAGATAAAATTGATCAACTTGGTGGAATGGTGGAAGCTATTAAAACAGGATATGTACAGCAAGAAATTCAGGATAGTGCTTATCAGAAACAAAAAGAAATTGATGAGGGAGAAAAAATAGTTGTTGGAATAAATAAATATCGAAGAAATAATCAAAGTGCCGAAATGGATCTACTGAAAGTTGATTCAAGTCTGGAAAAAGCACAAAAAAAACGTTTAAATAATTTAAAAAAAGAAAGAAATCAACATTTTGTTCAAAAGACTCTGGAAAAGGTCAAATCTGCAGCTGAAACTGGCGATAATTTAATGCCTCCGATAATTGAAGCTGTAAGAGCTAAAGCAACTTTAAATGAAATTAGTGATCAGTTGCGAGATGTTTTTGGAGAATATCAAAATAGAAATATTTAATTATTATTAAAAATCCTGTCTTTAGAGGCAGGGTTTTTGTCTTATATAAAGAAATATAATTTTAAGTGGTGATTTTTTTAGATCTTATTAGTTTTTAAATTTAAATTTATAATTAGGGAAAAGTTGAAGGAGGATTAATTTATGTCAAAAAATAAAAATGAGCATTTGAAACAGAAACTTAATAATATAACAGAAGAAATTGTTTTAGAAAAGCTAGATGATTTTCTTAAAAGAGAAGAGTTTACCGATGTTTGTAAGGATGAAAAATGTTTATTAGATATGGCAACATATGCTTTGAATCGTTTACCAGCAAAATATGTTACCTCATCAAAAGGGGAGGCTTTTTCTAAAACAGAAGAACTTGAACAGCAGCATTCAGCTGATGTAATTTCTGTAGTAATTAAGGCTATTAAAGTAGTATCTGAAAACGATAATAATTATGACAAATAATTTTAATTGGATAAAATATTAGGAGAGATATTATGATAAATGAACGATTTTTTAAAACTGGACATGCAATAATTATCTTATTAGTTATAATATTTCTTTTGGGACAGATACCATATTTTATGGTTCCTTTGACTTCAGTAATGAGTTTTATTTTACTACCTCTATTATTCAGTACATTTTTATATTATTTAATGAGACCACTTGTCAGATATTTATATAAATGGATAAATATCAAATCATTAGCTATAGTTATTTCATTACTGATTGTTCTTGCTTTACTAATAATTGTATTTTATTTTGGCGGTAGTATTATTTATGACCAGGGCAAAGAGTTAAGTCAGAGTTTAAGTGGTAATTATAATTATATCTATAATTTGATTCTTTCTATAATTCAAAATTTAAAAGAATATATTGATTTCAATAATTCTTTTTTAGAAGAGTTAAATTTAAGAGAAAGAATATTTTCTTATGCAAATGAACTTGCCCAAAAGCTTTCATCTTATAATTATATGGGTATTTTTAGTTCTATTACTAATTTTGGTCTCATAATTTTACTGATACCTTTTATTGTTTTTTATCTACTTAAAGATGATCAAAAAATATTTAATAATTTTATGAAAATCATTCCAGAATCTAAAAAAAGAAGAGTAGAAAAATTGGCTGAAGAAATTGATCATTTACTTGCTACTTTTATTAGTTCACAATTAGTTGTGGCCTTCTTTTTAGGATTAGTAATGTTTATTGGGTTTTTGCTAATTGGGCTTCCAAATGCAGTTGCACTGTCTTTTATCGCGATGATAACTTCCTTAATTCCAATTATTGGGCCATTTTTTGGTAGTTTGCCTGCTGTTTTTGTTGCTGTTACAAACAGTTGGTTTTTGTTTTTGGGAGTGTTGGTAATTATTGTGGTTGCACAGTATTTAGAAGGTAATTTGATTAGGCCTTTGGTTCAAGGGCGACGCTTAGAAATTCATCCAATAGTGGTATTATTTGTAGTTTTATCCGGTGTGTATTTATTTGGTTTTATCGGGGCCTTAACAGCTGTTCCTCTATATGTAGTTTTGAGATTGGTTTTTAAGAAGAAATATATTGATAAAGAATTTTAAATTGATTGGTGATTGGTTGATTGTTGATTGGTACCAAGTGTCTGGAAATAATTTCCAGGTACTTAGTACCAATCTTTTTTTTTGTAATTTTGATTACTTTTTTAACTAAATCCTTGACTAAAGTTGAGTAATGTTGTAGGATATAAGTAACACAATGTTGAGTAGATTACTTTATTATAAGGAGATGACATAGATTATGGATAAAAAACTGCTAAAAGTATCTAATTTGAAATCTAAAGTTGAAGATGAAAATATATTAAATGGAATTAATTTAGAGGTTAACAAAGGTGAACTTCATGTAATTATGGGTCCTAACGGGGCTGGAAAATCAACTCTAGCAAATGTTTTGATGGGCCACCCAGAACACAAGATTACAGATGGAGAAATTGAATTTGATGGTGAAAATATAAATGAATTAGCAGTAGATAAAAGAGCGAAAAAAGGTATTTTCTTATCATTTCAATATCCCCAAGAAATACCTGGGGTAACTGTGGAAAATTTTCTCCGTACAGCTAAAACTGCAGTAAGTGGAGAACAACAGAGTATATTTGATTTTAAATTTCTATTAGAAGAAAAAATGAATTTGTTAGATATTGATCAATCTTATGCAGATAGATATTTAAATAAAGGTTTTTCTGGTGGCGAAAAAAAGAAGAATGAAATTTTGCAGATGGCAGTTTTAGAGCCTAAACTTGCTATCTTAGACGAAACAGATTCTGGTCTTGATGTAGATGCAACTAAAACAGTTGCTAAGGGTATTAAAAAGTTGGCTTCTAAAGATAATGCAATGATAATAATTACTCATCATAACCAGATTTTAGATTATTTAAAGCCAGACTATGTCCATGTTTTAGTTGATGGTAGAATAGCTAAATCAGGAGATATGTCACTAGCTAAAGAAATTGAAGATGAAGGATATGCAGAATATAAAGAAGAAGCTCTAAATGAAAGCAATTCGAAAAGCAACTGTTAATCAATTTTTTGATTGATATGACAATTAATGAAATCAGTTTTGGGGGATTTAAAGATTTTAAATATAGATTTTAATGTTTTAAGAACAGGGAGGTTTTTTAGATGAGTGAAAAGACAGAAGTTAAAGATATTGATCGTAGTCTTCATGAGAATAAAAATGAAGAAAAACACCGTTATAAATCAGCTAAGGGATTAACTCCTGAAGTAATAAAGGAAATTTCGAGAGAAAAAAATGAGCCAGAATGGATGTTAGAATTTAGGCTTAAGGCTTTAGAAATATATAAGAAAAAAGCAGTCCCTACCTGGGGAGCAGATATTTCAGATCTGGATATGGATAATATCATTACCTATGTGAGGCCAGATGCAGATCTTCAGAGTGATTGGGATCAAGTGCCGGAGGAAATCAAAAATACATTTGATGCCCTTGGAATTCCAGAGGCAGAAAAAGAATCATTAGCTGGTGTAGGTGCTCAGTATGATTCTGAGGTTGTTTACCATAATTTAAAAGAAGAAATGGTTGAACAGGGTGTTATCTATATGGACATGGAAAATGCTGTAAAAGAACATGAGGATTTAGTTAAAGAACATTTCATGAAATTAATTACACCTAATGATCATAAATTTTCAGCTCTACACGGTGCTGTTTGGTCAGGTGGTTCTTTTGTTTATGTACCAGAGGGAGTAGATGTAAATATACCACTGCAATCCTACTTTCGGCAGAATGCACCTGGATCAGGACAATTTGAGCACACTCTTATAATTTTGGAAGAAGGAGCAAACGCTCACTTTATTGAAGGCTGTTCAGCTCCCAAATATTCGGTAAATAATCTTCATGCAGGTGCTGTAGAATTGTTTGTGAATAAAGGTGCCAAGCTTCGCTATAGTACAATAGAAAACTGGTCCCGTAATATGTACAACTTAAATACGAAACGCGCTTTAGTAGAAGAAGATGGGGTCATTGAATGGGTTTCTGGTTCTTTTGGTTCTAAGGTTTCAATGTTATATCCGATGAGCATTTTAAAAGGACCCAGAGCTAGAGCCGAATTTACTGGTGTTACTTTTGCAGCAGAAGGACAGTATTTAGATACAGGAGCTCAGGTTATTCATGCGGCTCCAAATACAACTTCGACAGTTAATGCACGTTCAATTGCCAAAGATGGTGGTCATGCATATTATCGTGGCTTACTCAAAGCGACCGATAATGCTCATGGAGCAAAAGCTTCAGTTTCTTGTGAATCTTTGATGTTAGATAATGAATCTAAATCAGACACTTTACCAATAATGAAGCTGCAGACTGATGATATTGATATTGGTCATGAAGCTAAAGTTGGTCGGATTAGTGAAGAAGCTATTTTCTACTTAATGAGTAGAGGAATTAGCGAAGAAGAAGCTAAGGCCATGATTGTTCGTGGATTTGTAGAGCCAATTGCCAGTGAATTGCCATTAGAATATGCAGTTGAATTGAATAATCTAATTAACCTTGAACTTGAAGGTACTATAGGATAGGTGATATAAAATGTATAACAAAAAATTAGTTGATAACTTAACTACTGGTCAATCAAAACTTCTCAGCAACAACAGAAGAGAAAAATTTAATGTTTTTGAAGAATTAACTAAAAGTGATTTTAAAAGAATAAATTTATTTGATTATCAATTTCCAGAATACAGCCCTTACAATAAGGAATACTTAAAGGATAAAAAGGGTCAAGATGAATTAATTATTAAAAAAATGACCGATAATCTAAATAATGAAACAGAAATTTTAGATTATCTAGCAGAATTTAAAAATAAAAAAGTGAAAAAAGGAAATCAAGGGCTGGATCCTAAATATTTAGCTATGGTTGAAGCTTTTTATAATACTGGACTTTTTATTAAAGTTCCGGAAAATACAGAATTAAAGCTGCCAGTAGAAATATTTTATGAATTGGATCAAGAAAATCCAGTCTTAATTGATAATAATTTAATTGTAGCTGAAAAAAATTCTAAATTAACTATAGTCATTGATTATAGAATGAAAGACGAAGAATTAGCAGCTTTTCACAATGGCTTAACCAGAGTAATTGTAAAAGAAAATGCTGTTTTAAATATCATCAAGGTTCAGCGTTTTAATAATCAGAGTGATAATTTTGATAGTAATATTTCTCTAGTTTCAAATCAAGGAGAATTAAATTGGATTCCAATTGAACTTGGTGGAAGAAATTCTGTAACTAATAATGATAATATCTTAATGGATGATGGAAGCAGAGCAACTATTAGTTCAGTTTATTTTGCTGATGGTGAGCGAAAAATGGATCTTGGATTCAAAATGAATCATCAGGGACGCCACAGCAGCAGTGAAATAGAAAGCAAGGGTGTTTTAAAAGATAAAGCACAGAAGGTTTTTAGAGGTGATTTATATTTCCAAAAAGGATCCAGTCAGTCCCAGGGATCTGAAAGAGAAGAGGTACTTCTTTTAGATAAAACCGTTGACTCTGATTCTATACCAGCTTTGTTTTCTGAAGAAGATAATGTGGAAGGAGAACATGCTGTAAGCGCAGGTCAGATTGATGAGCAGCGTTTATTTTATTTGATGAGCAGAGGTATGAATAAAGCAGAAGCTAAACAGTTAATGGTAGAAGCTTCATTTAATCCTATTTTTGATAAAATACCTCTTAATGATCTTAAAGGAAGTGTTATAAATGATGTTAAAACAAGAATTCGCAGTTAAAAAAGATAAGTTAGGAAATAAATATAAAAAAGATTTCCCTATCTTAAATCAACAAATAAATGGTAAAAGTCTTGTCTATTTTGATAATGCTGCAACAACCCAGAAACCTGAAGTTGTTCTAGATGCAGTTGACAATTATAATCGAACAATTAATGCTAATCCACACCGTGGTGCTCACACTTTGAGTGTTCGGTCTACCGAAGCTTACGAAAATGCTAGAGCTAAAGTTAAAGATTTTATTAATGCGGAAAAAGTAGAAGAAATTATATTTACCCGTAACACTACCGAATCTTTAAATCTGCTTGCTAATAGTATGGAAGCTTTGGTTGAAGAAGGAGATGAGATTTTAATATCTGCTCTCGAACATCACAGTAATATACTGCCCTGGCAGCAGCTTGCAGAAAGAAAGAATCTAAAATTAAAATATTTATATCCAGATCAAAATTATAGAATTTCCATGGCAGAGCTTAAAGATAAATTGACAGATAAAACAAGGATTTTTAGTATTTCTCAGATGTCCAATGTTAGTGGAACTATAAATCCCATAAAAGAAATGGCCGAACTTGCTCATCAAAAAAATGCTTTAGTTGTTGTGGATGGTGCACAAGGAGCACCTCATCTTAAAACTGATGTTAGAGATCTAAATGTTGATTTTTATGCTTTTTCTGGTCACAAAATGCTGGGACCAATGGGGATCGGCGTTTTATATGGTAAGAAAGATCTTTTAGAAAAATTACCTCCTTTTCTCAGAGGTGGAGGTATGATAGAATATGTTAACGAGCAGGATTCTACTTATGCTCCACTTCCTGAAAAATTTGAAGCTGGCACCCCTAATGTTGAAGGGGCTGTAGGACTGCAGGCAGCAATTGAATATTTAGAAGAGATAGGGCTTGATAAAATAAAAGAACATGAACTTGAGTTAACTAAATACGCACTGGAAAAAATGAAACAGCTTGACTTTGTAGAAATAGCAGGACCACTGGATTTAGAAGATCGAGGCGGGATTATATCTTTTAATTTAAAAGATATTCATTCTCATGATCTAGCTACTATAGTTGACAGTGAGGGGATTGCTATTCGTTCTGGTCATCACTGTGCCCAACCTTTAATGAAGTTTTACGGGCTTAATTCTACAGGACGTGTTAGTTTCTATCTCTATAATACTAAAGAAGAAGTGGATCGTTTTCTAGAATCCCTGGAAAAAGTAAGGGAGGTTTTTGGATATGGATCTTGATTCAGTTTATACAGAATTAATAATGGAGCATAATAAAAATAGTCGTAATAAACATTCTTTAGAGAATGCTGATTTGAGTGAGCACGGTCACAACCCAAGTTGTGGAGATGATATCACATTAGAGTTGAAGTTTGATGGGGATATAATCAGCGAAGCAGCTTTTACAGGCAGTGGCTGTGCTATTTCACAGGCTTCAACTTCAATTATGATTGACTTAATTAAGGGCAAAAGTATTGAAGAGGCCTTAGAATTTGTAGAAACATTTATAGCGATGATTAAAAAAGATATAGAAGATCAGCAGGAATTAAGAAAGTTAAAAGATGCAATGGCTTTAAAGAATATTTCGAATATGCCGGCTAGAGTAAAATGTGCAGTTTTATCTTGGCATACTCTGAAAGAGGCTTTAAATGAGCGAAATTAAAATTTGAACAACTATTTTAAAACTTCACTTAAATAGTGAAGTTTTTACTTTACATAATGAAAAATAATCTATATAATGATAACGGGTCTCAATTGTTATAATATCAAATATAAACCGCTGTTTTGTATATGGTGTTTGTTGATAACTCAATAATTTTATAATTCTATAAGATGAGGTGGAAAAAATGGAAAATAGAAAAAAAGGAATAACTTATATACTCTTATCTTCACTCTTTTTTGCTCTAATGGCAGCTACCGTTAAATTTTTAGGTGATATGCCTACAGCAGAGAAGATATTTTTTAGAAACTTGGTTGGTATATTTGTAGCATTTACTTTGGTCAAAAAGAGCGGGAGCTCATTGATTGGAAAGAATAAAAAACTTTTAATTTTGCGCAGTATTTTTGGACTTTTAGGAATAGCTGCCTATTTTTATGCTTTGGCAAATATGAAACTATCTGATGCGGTAATTTTAAATAAGATGTCACCATTTTTTGTAATGGTTTTTGCAGCATTATTTTTAAAAGAAAATATTACAAAAAAACAAATGATTGCTTTATTAACAGCAGCTTTAGGGGCTATATTGGTAATTAGACCAGGATTTGATTCGAATATAATTCCTTCTTTGATTGCTTTAATGTCTAGTATATTTGCAGGTGTAGCTTATACAATAGTTCGGCAGCTTCGCAAAACTGATTCAGCGGCTACAGTGGTCTTTTATTTTAGTCTTTTTTCAACTCTGGCTATGATTCCTTTTATGATCAGTGGTAGTTTTGTAATTCCAACGGCTGTACAAGCTTTAGCTTTATTGGCTTTAGGTTTATTTGCAGCAGCAGCCCAATTATTTATGACAAATGCTTACCGCCATGCTGAAGCAGGAGAGCTTTCAATTTATACTTATGCTAATATTGTTTTCTCTTCAATTTTTGGTTTGCTCTTCTTTCAAGAGATACCAGATCTTTTTTCAGTTCTTGGTGCAGTTTTAATAATTACAGCTGGTTATTTAAATTACCGAGCTAAAGAAAAAGAACATGCAGAAAAAGCAGCTGAACTAAAGCTTGAAAAAGAAAAAAACAAAAGTGTGGTTTAATTATTGGAGGAGTTAAAGTGAAAGATATTAATACAATTTTTTTAGATGTCGATGGTACATTGACAGATGGTAAGGTTTATTTAGATAATGGTAAAAATGAATTTAAAGCTTTTGATGTTAAAGATGGACTAATGGTCGTATCTGCAATTAAAATGGGTTATGATGTGATAATTATGACTGGAAGAAAATCTGAAGTTGTAGCTCGAAGAGCAGCTGAGCTTGGAATTGAAGAATATTATCAGGGTGTTAGAAATAAAAAGCAGGCTCTGGAAAAATTGATGGAAGAAAAAGGAATTAATTATGGTAATTTAGCTTATCTAGGTGACGATTTAAATGATTTTGCTGTAATGAAAGAAGCCAGATTTGCAGGCTGTCCAGCAGATGCAGCGGAAGAAGTTAAAGAAATTTCTGACCTTATATCTGAATTTAGCGGTGGAGCTGGTGCGGTTAGAGAAATCTTAACGTATCTTCTAAAGGCTAAAGGAGAGTATCATAAAGTGGTGGAAAGATTTTCAGGAGAAGGTAATTAGATTAGATTTTATTTTAAATTAAAAGTTATTGACAGACTGTAACAAAATGGTGTATAATAAATTAAGTTGAACTCAATTAAATTACAGTAAATTGAAATCGAGGTGAGCTAATGGCTAAATTTGAACAGTTAAAATTAGATAATCAAATCTGTTTTCCCCTTTATGCTCTATCACGTAAGGTGATTCAGTTATATAAACCTCTGCTTGATAAATATGATTTAACTTATACTCAATATATAACAATGCTTGTGTTGTGGGAAAAGGAGAATATATCGCTGAAGGAACTGGGAGAAAAACTTTATCTAGATTCGGGAACTCTTTCACCAGTGGTAAAAAAACTTGTTAAACAGGGATTGGTTGAAAAATATCGTTCTTCGGCCGATGAAAGAATAGTTAAAATCAAACTAACTACAGCTGGTAGAGAAATGGAAAAAGATGCTGCAGAAATACCTGGGAAACTGTATTCAAAGTTTGAAGGAGATCCAAAAGTATTAAAGGAATTAAAGAAAAATTTAGATCAGGCGTTAAAACAATTTAAAAATGAGAGTTAAATCCTTGTGAAAAAGGGTTTAACTTATATTTTTATTTATTAAATTTAACACAACTAAATTTTATAAAATACAAAAGCGGAGTAAAATTATTCTACTCCGCTTCCGTTAGTTTTATTTTATTAATCTAATTATTTAAGATTGGAATTCAAACTATTATGCACTCTCGTTGATTGTAATAACTTCCATTTTTTCTAAAGCTCTATCTATTAACTTTTCGATTTCTAAAGCTTCTTCTCCATAGTGGACAATATCCAGTTTGGGTTGAGTTGTAGGTTCATTAGGCACAAAAACAGTGCAGCAGTCTTCATAGGGCCGGATTGATATTTCATAAGTTCCAACTTTTTTTGAAAGCTCGATTATATCATTTTTATCCATTGTAATTAATGGTCTTAAAACTGGATAAGCAGCAGCTTCATCAGATGAGCGTAGTCCTTCTAAAGTTTGGCTTGCTACCTGACCTAGACTTTCTCCTGTGACTAGGGCAAGTTCTCCGTTCTTTTCTGCCAGTCTGTTGCCGATTCTGATCATCATGCGGCGCATAATAGTAACAGTATATCGATTAGGACATTTTTTCAGTATCTCCTGTTGGATTTCTGTGAAGTAAGGTATCTGCAGTTTGATTTCTCCACCATAACGGCTTAAAACCTTTGCTAGATCGATTACTTTTTCTTTTGCTCGCTCAGAAGTATAGGGAGGAGAATCAAAATAGACTGCATTTAAGGATAGGCCTCTTTTTAATCCCAACCAACCAGCAACTGGGCTATCAATTCCGCCTGAGAGCAGCAGTAATGCTTTACCTGATGATTTAACCGGCAGCCCGCCCGGGCCAGCTTCTCGCCTTACAAAAAGATAAATTTTACCTCGCCTAATTTCAACTTCAACAAGATGCTCAGGCTGATGCACATCAACACTAAGCGGTGTAGATTCAGCTTCAACTTTTCTTAATATTTCTCCACCTAATTCTCGATTTAGTTTAGGACTTTTGATTGGAAATGACTTATCAGCCCTAGTAGTTTCAACCTTAAAGGTTGTTGGATAGTTTTGTACTTCATTTTTAAAAAGCTTAACAACTTTCTTTTTAATTTTTTCAAAATCATTATCATTAAATTTATCTATTTTTTTGCCAATTCTAAATCGCTGGGCTGGACTCAAAGAAACAATCCCTGGAACATTAACTAATCTTTTAACAATTTTTTCAATCTTATTACTTTCTGCATAAAGAAAAATTCGTCCATAAATAGTGCTGATTTCGAAATCTCCCAAATCTGCTGTTGCTCTTTTAATATTTGCAACAAGTTGAGAAATGAAATCATTGATATTATCACCTTTTAGACTAATTTCTCCATAACGAATAATTATTAAATCATACAAATTTTTTCACCTCATTAAAAAAGTTTAAGAAAATCAATCTGTTCTTTTAAAGTTTTTATAAAATAATCTAAATCAGAATCTGTAATTTTTCTATTTAAACTAACGCGAATCGCACTTTCACTTCTTTTCTGCGATAGGCCACAGGCATTGATGATTCTACTTCCTTTTGATTTGGAAGAACAGGCAGAACCGGTTGAAATATAGATTCCTTGGCTCTCTAATGCATGGAGCATGGTTTCTCCTTTAATTCCTGGTATAGAAAAATTAACAATATGGGGAGCACCATCTGCAGGAGAGTTAATAACTATATCTTTGATTTGCTGTAGTTTGCTTATTAAATAAGTTCTTTTTTTAGCCATAATTTCATCAGTTTTGTTTTTTAAAGAGAGTTGAGGCAGTTTTTTCACTGCTTCTGCTAGCCCTGAGATTGCAGGTATATTTTCGGTACCTGAGCGCAATTTTTTTTCTTGGCCACCACCATAGATTAAGGGTTTTAAATTTGTGCCTTTTTTGATGTATAAAGCACCAATTCCTTTTGGACCATGGATTTTATGACTGCTAATTGAATAAAGATCAACAGGCCAATTATTTAAATCACTGTATATTTTACCAAAGGCCTGTACACCATCTACATGAAAAAAACTGAGTGGATTTTTTTCGTTAATAATTTCAGCAATTTTTTTGATGGGTTGAATAGTCCCCAGTTCATTATTAACCTGCATAATGCTGACTAAAAGTGTTTTTTTAGTAATTAACTTTTTTAAATCTTCAAGGTCAACATGACCTTCTTGATCAACTTTAACTACATCTATCTGCCAGCCTTCTTTTTCTAGAGTTTTAAAAAGTTCAGCCACAGAAGAATGTTCAATTGGGGAAGTGATTAGATGTTTACCACGATTTTCATAAGAACCAGTAATTCCTCTAATCGCAAGATTATTGCTTTCAGTACCACCTGAGGTAAAAACAATTTCTTTAGCTTTAACTCCCAGATAATTAGCTATTATTTTTCTACTCTTTTTTAAAATTTTTTCTGATTTCAAACCAAACCGATGCAGAGAAGATGGATTGGCATAATTTTTTTCTAAAGCATCAATTACAGCTGCAGTTACTTCGGGCAGTGCCTGGGTAGTTGCAGCATTATCTAAATATACTTCTTTTTCCATTAAATTCACCCCTAATTTAAAACACTAAAGTTAATTATACCACTAATAGCTTGATTAATAAACCATAAAAGCTGAGAAAAATATATGAAAATAAAATAACTGATATTTAGTCGATTTTGATACTTAAATTTAAGTTTTTCTCTAAATTATTTTAATTTTTGAGTTCTAGTGATATAATAGAAGTGGTTAATTATTAACTAAAAAAAATTAGGAGGAAATAAATTGCGTTTGATAGATACACATGCACATCTTGATTTTGATGATTATAATAAAGATAGGAAAGAAGTTTTAAATAGAGCTCGTAAAATCGGTGTAGAGAAAATAGTTAATATAGGCGCGGATTTGGAAGGTAGTAGACGTGCGGTAAAATTAGCAGATAGATATGATGATATTTATGCTGTTGTAGGAATTCACCCACATGAAGCAGATACCGTTAATGAGAAAAGTCTAACTGTAATTAAAGATTTGGCAGCTTCTCCTAAAGTTAAAGCAATTGGAGAATGTGGTTTAGATTTTTATTATGATAATTCACCAAGGGAAATACAAAAAAAGGCATTTAAAAAACAGCTTGAGTTAGCTTTAGAATTAAAGCTGCCAGTTGTTATTCATTCTCGTGAGTCAGCAGCAGAGACTTTAGAAATTTTAGATAAAACAGCTGATTTTGCTCAAAAATTAATTTTTCACTGTTATGCCTATGGACCCGAAGAAATAGAAGAAATAATAAAACGAGATTATTATGTGGCTTTTGGCGGGCTTATCACTTTTAATAGTGCTCAGCCAATCAGAGATGCTTTAAAAAAGATGCCTCTAGATAGGATTTTGCTGGAAACCGATGCGCCTTATTTAACTCCAAGTCCAAATCGCGGTAAAAGGAATGAACCTGCTTATTTAAAGTATATTGTGAAAAAAGCTGCAGAAATTAAAGATATATCTGTTGAAGAAATGGGAAGAATTACTACGGAAAATGCTGAGAGAATTTATAACTTTTAATTTTTTAAAAAATTATAATTTTTCAATTGAAAAAGAAATCCAAAAGTTGAATTAGGGGGAATTTAAAATGAATATTGCTTCAATCGGATTAGGTGA encodes the following:
- a CDS encoding AI-2E family transporter; this encodes MINERFFKTGHAIIILLVIIFLLGQIPYFMVPLTSVMSFILLPLLFSTFLYYLMRPLVRYLYKWINIKSLAIVISLLIVLALLIIVFYFGGSIIYDQGKELSQSLSGNYNYIYNLILSIIQNLKEYIDFNNSFLEELNLRERIFSYANELAQKLSSYNYMGIFSSITNFGLIILLIPFIVFYLLKDDQKIFNNFMKIIPESKKRRVEKLAEEIDHLLATFISSQLVVAFFLGLVMFIGFLLIGLPNAVALSFIAMITSLIPIIGPFFGSLPAVFVAVTNSWFLFLGVLVIIVVAQYLEGNLIRPLVQGRRLEIHPIVVLFVVLSGVYLFGFIGALTAVPLYVVLRLVFKKKYIDKEF
- a CDS encoding acyl-CoA mutase large subunit family protein, translated to MGEYKNKKQKENNLSDLKKAEKEWQEKKYQKTVDRFGLRKDNFESEAGKEPKALYTPLDLENIDYQQDLSFPGEFPYTRGVYSTMYRSRFWTMRQYSGFGTAEETNQRFKYLLNQGQTGLSVAFDLPTQIAYDSDHLLAEGEVGRVGVAIDSVEDMQRLFADIPLDEVSTSMTINSPAAVILAMYIVTAEEQGVDQKKLTGTIQNDILKEYIARGTYVYPPEASLRLITDIFEYCSQEMPGFNTISISGYHIREAGANAVQELAFTLADAIEYVKAALKIGLDIDDFAPRLSFFFASQMNIMEETAKFRAARKLWAEIIEERFDARKEKSKLLRFHTQTAGTALTAEQPLNNIIRVTIQALAAVMGGTQSLHTNSYDEALSLPSEEAVEIALRTQQIIAEESGIADVIDPLGGSYYLEDLTASFVEKTKKYLDKIDQLGGMVEAIKTGYVQQEIQDSAYQKQKEIDEGEKIVVGINKYRRNNQSAEMDLLKVDSSLEKAQKKRLNNLKKERNQHFVQKTLEKVKSAAETGDNLMPPIIEAVRAKATLNEISDQLRDVFGEYQNRNI
- a CDS encoding late competence development ComFB family protein, encoding MSKNKNEHLKQKLNNITEEIVLEKLDDFLKREEFTDVCKDEKCLLDMATYALNRLPAKYVTSSKGEAFSKTEELEQQHSADVISVVIKAIKVVSENDNNYDK
- the sufC gene encoding Fe-S cluster assembly ATPase SufC; amino-acid sequence: MDKKLLKVSNLKSKVEDENILNGINLEVNKGELHVIMGPNGAGKSTLANVLMGHPEHKITDGEIEFDGENINELAVDKRAKKGIFLSFQYPQEIPGVTVENFLRTAKTAVSGEQQSIFDFKFLLEEKMNLLDIDQSYADRYLNKGFSGGEKKKNEILQMAVLEPKLAILDETDSGLDVDATKTVAKGIKKLASKDNAMIIITHHNQILDYLKPDYVHVLVDGRIAKSGDMSLAKEIEDEGYAEYKEEALNESNSKSNC
- the sufB gene encoding Fe-S cluster assembly protein SufB, whose amino-acid sequence is MSEKTEVKDIDRSLHENKNEEKHRYKSAKGLTPEVIKEISREKNEPEWMLEFRLKALEIYKKKAVPTWGADISDLDMDNIITYVRPDADLQSDWDQVPEEIKNTFDALGIPEAEKESLAGVGAQYDSEVVYHNLKEEMVEQGVIYMDMENAVKEHEDLVKEHFMKLITPNDHKFSALHGAVWSGGSFVYVPEGVDVNIPLQSYFRQNAPGSGQFEHTLIILEEGANAHFIEGCSAPKYSVNNLHAGAVELFVNKGAKLRYSTIENWSRNMYNLNTKRALVEEDGVIEWVSGSFGSKVSMLYPMSILKGPRARAEFTGVTFAAEGQYLDTGAQVIHAAPNTTSTVNARSIAKDGGHAYYRGLLKATDNAHGAKASVSCESLMLDNESKSDTLPIMKLQTDDIDIGHEAKVGRISEEAIFYLMSRGISEEEAKAMIVRGFVEPIASELPLEYAVELNNLINLELEGTIG